The genomic interval ccaggCCCgaaaaagcacaaaagcacCTTAAGCTCCCCTAATTTCCCCCAACGAAAACCCGACTCTcggccgctgcccggccccgcggcaCCGCCTGGAGCCTCCCCGACGGCGCGGCCGCGGGTCCTGACGGCGCGTCGCGTTCCCGCAGGCTCTTCGGCATCAAGTGCGCCCAGTGCCGGGCGGCGTTCAGCAGCAGCGACCTGGTGATGCGCGCCCGCGACCACGTCTACCACCTGGAGTGCTTCCGCTGCGCCGCCTGCGgccgccagctcctgcccggcgACCAGTTCTGTCTGCGGGAGCGCGACCTGCTCTGCCGCGCCGACCACGGCTCGCCCCCCGacggcgccgccgcccgcggaccgcgcagccccgcgctgccgccgGCCACCGCCACGCACCTCGCAGGTACCGGCtccgcggcggggcgggcggcggggcggggagggtGTCGGGAGGGCTGCGGCGGGCGAGCGGGCGGCGGCGCTGACGGTGCGTGCCCTCCCCGCCCGTCGCAGAGCCGGTGCCCGGGAggccgcccgccccgcggccgccggcgCACAAGGCGGTGGAGAAGACCACCCGCGTGCGGACGGTGCTGAACGAGAAGCAGCTGCACACGCTGCGGACCTGCTACGCCGCCAACCCGCGCCCCGACGCCCTGATGAAGGAGCAGCTTGTGGAAATGACGGGGCTCAGTCCCCGCGTCATCCGCGTCTGGTTCCAGAACAAGCGCTGCAAGGACAAGAAAAAGTCCATTCTCAtgaagcagctccagcagcagcagcacagcgACAAGACGGTGAGCGCCCGCCCTCCCCGGCGGGGAGGGAAATGTGGGTGGGGGGCTCGGGCCCGCGGGCTCGGGCGGCAGTCGCACTGAATCCCCGTGTGCCCGCAGAGCCTGCAGGGCCTCACCGGCACGCCGCTGGTGGCCGGCAGCCCCATCCGTCACGAGAGCGCCGTGCAGGGCAGCGCCGTGGAGGTCCAGACGTACCAGCCGCCCTGGAAGGCGCTCAGCGAGTTCGCCCTGCAGAGCGACCTGGAGCAGCCCGCCGCCTTCCAGCAGCTGGTGAGCCGCGCCGGGTCGTCCGGGACGGGCAGATGCCGGCCCGCTGGGCCCGGGTGCTGAGGGAGGGGGACGGGGCAGGGGGCGACCGCGCCAGGCCCTCACAGCCGCTGCTCCCCAGGTCTCCTTCTCCGAGTCCGGCTCCTTGGGCACCTCCTCCGGCAGCGACGTGACCTCGCTGTCCTCCCAGCTCCCCGACACCCCCAACAGCATGGTACCCAGCCCGGCCGAGACGTGAAGCGGCCCGTCCGCCCCGCCGCGGGACCTCCGCATGCCTGCGCTCCCTGCATGAGACACCCGGCCCCGGGCCGCTCCCAGAGCGCCGGACAAACgcctttgttttttaattattcttatttaaaaacaaacaaaaattatattacTGTCGGCCAAAAAAGCACCGGGATCCTCGCTGCCTTCACCAGACCGGAGAGAGAGCCCCCGCCCTGGTTTTTtcgtggtttttttttggttttttttttgttttttttttttttttttttttcccctgaggaTTTCGatgtttcttttccccaaagaaaCTCGGATTTCCCTGCCGAAGCCCGGCACGGTGACAGGCTGCCTCGCCGACCGCTTGCGCTGGGGAcggtttttctttcctttttgaaaaggaaaaataaatgattaaaaaaatctacaaaatgGGGAGAGACTCCTCCGGCATGCGGCCGCGGAGC from Vidua chalybeata isolate OUT-0048 chromosome 13, bVidCha1 merged haplotype, whole genome shotgun sequence carries:
- the ISL2 gene encoding insulin gene enhancer protein ISL-2; translated protein: MVDILLPRPLPGAMGEPSKRRPGLALCAGCGGRIQDPFLLRVSPDLEWHVACLKCAECGQPLDETCTCFLRDGKAYCKRDYSRLFGIKCAQCRAAFSSSDLVMRARDHVYHLECFRCAACGRQLLPGDQFCLRERDLLCRADHGSPPDGAAARGPRSPALPPATATHLAEPVPGRPPAPRPPAHKAVEKTTRVRTVLNEKQLHTLRTCYAANPRPDALMKEQLVEMTGLSPRVIRVWFQNKRCKDKKKSILMKQLQQQQHSDKTSLQGLTGTPLVAGSPIRHESAVQGSAVEVQTYQPPWKALSEFALQSDLEQPAAFQQLVSFSESGSLGTSSGSDVTSLSSQLPDTPNSMVPSPAET